A region from the Benincasa hispida cultivar B227 chromosome 12, ASM972705v1, whole genome shotgun sequence genome encodes:
- the LOC120068307 gene encoding LOB domain-containing protein 19-like: MTHTQRSTALHQESVMSGGGHGGGPCGACKFLRRKCVKGCIFAPYFNSDQGAAHFAAVHKVFGASNASKLLHRIPPPKRLDACVTLCYEALARVRDPVYGCVSQIFSLQQQVVNLQAELAYIQAKLSTLQRLFPPPLHNPTPTTRIAPFPETIPGSEIGLLSDVPMLLDPLQTPLGCNEMTNSFMNPIDYQDHMDEDGDLQSLAREFVSRYLPEVQLRPPCSQI; the protein is encoded by the exons ATGACCCACACCCAAAGATCAACTGCCCTACATCAAGAAAGTGTGATGAGTGGCGGCGGACACGGCGGAGGGCCGTGCGGCGCATGCAAGTTTTTGAGGAGAAAGTGCGTGAAAGGGTGCATTTTTGCACCGTATTTCAACTCGGACCAAGGCGCCGCCCACTTCGCCGCCGTGCATAAGGTGTTTGGAGCTAGCAATGCCTCTAAGCTCCTCCACCGCATCCCGCCTCCCAAACGTCTAGACGCTTGCGTTACGCTCTGTTACGAAGCTCTCGCTAGGGTTCGAGACCCCGTCTATGGTTGTGTTTCACAAATCTTCTCCCTTCAACAACAG GTAGTGAATTTGCAGGCAGAGCTAGCATACATTCAGGCCAAACTTTCCACCTTGCAGCGGCTATTTCCGCCGCCATTACACAATCCAACACCGACCACTCGCATCGCTCCGTTCCCGGAAACGATCCCGGGTTCTGAAATTGGCTTGCTGTCTGACGTTCCAATGCTCCTTGACCCGCTCCAAACTCCGCTAGGTTGTAATGAAATGACAAATagctttatgaatccaattgaTTATCAAGATCATATGGATGAAGATGGTGATCTTCAATCTTTGGCTCGAGAATTCGTTTCGAGGTACTTGCCCGAAGTGCAACTCCGGCCGCCGTGCTCACAGATTTAA